TGAACTTGAAGGTGGCCATCGACTTGCGCAGCATGTCGGCTTCGCCGGGTGTGAATCCGGCACACTCGATGGCGACACGCATGGCCTGTTCCTGGAAGAGTGGCACGCCGAGCGTCTTGCCCAGCACCTTCTCCAGTTCCGGCTTCGGAAAGACCACCGGCTCACGGCCTTCGCGGCGGCGGAGATAGGGATGGACCATGTCGCCCTGGATTGGCCCCGGCCGGACAATGGCGACCTGCACGACGAGGTCGTAGTAGGTGCGCGGCTTCAGCCGGGACAGCATCGACATCTGCGCCCGGGATTCGATCTGGAATGTGCCGAGCGTGTCCGCCTTCCCGGCACAGCCGGGAATAGGCGGTGCGGTCCGTCGGGTAGACCAGGATCGACATGCCGTCGGAGAGGTCGAGCCGGCAGCCCACGACCAGTCGAATCCCTGTCGCCTTCGCCGCCTCATGCGCACACACTTTCCCCCAAGGGAGTTCCGGTCGACGATGCTCAACGCCGCGATCCCGCATGCGTGAGCCTGGGCGAACAGTTCCTCCGCCGACGAGGCGCCACGAAGGAAGCTGAAATGAGAGGTGACCTGAAGCTCCGCATAGCGCAATGCAATGGACTCCTGCTCTGCCGGCGTATGTTCTTAGTTTGTTCTGTGGACGGTGTCGATTCTCCCCGTCCATGGCCGGAAGGGGGTGGATTCCTGCCCGTCCGGTTCTGAGCGGTGGAGTCGGAAAAGCGGCCATTCTGGTGGCCGCCCCACTTCGACCGCAACGCGCCACAACGCCGGTCGTCCACAACGTTCGCCTTCAAACCTAATAGCAGTCAGACTTCTTCTTGACCCGGCACGTCCAGAACGCCCTGTGGCCCTCGTCGGGAATTGCAGGCTGAAAACTGAATGGGCAGCATCCTCGCCGCCGCTCGCGTCACGCGAACACAAAGCTCGGCGCGTTCGTGGTTTAAACCCAAGACTTCCGCAGTTGATACGGATAGACATAGCGTTCGCCGACGATCAGCAGAAGGATTGGCTCAACAGCCAACACACAGGTGGAAAACTTTGGAGCTCCCCGCGACGAAGCTGCGACGGTCGATAGGGCCGTTTCAGCTCACGCTCTACGGCCTCGGTAGCATGCTCGGCTCCGGCATCTATGGCCTGATCGGACAGGCCGCCGGGCTGGCAGGCAATACAGTCTGGCTGGCCTTCGTGGTGGCCATGGTTGCGGCATTGCTGACGGCGCTGTCCTATGCCTCGCTCGGGTCGCGCTATCCGCGAGCGGGTGGTGCCGCCTTCGTCACCGAGCGTGCCTTCGGCATGCCGCTCCTGAGCTTCGTCGTCGGCCTCTCTGTCGTCGCCTCGGGGCTGACGTCCATCGCGACTCAATCGCAGGTCTTTGCCGTCAATCTCGCCTCGGTCACCGGAATGGCGATGCTGCCGATCTGGGCGATCGCAATCGGATTCCTGCTCGTCCTGACCGGGCTGGTGCTGCGAGGTATTCGTGAGGCGATGTGGGTGAACGTCACCTGCACGCTGATCGAGGCGGCGGGGCTTCTCTTGGTGATCGCGGTCGGCATTCCTTACTGGGGCTCGGTCGATCTGCTGGAGACCCCGGGGCGGCCCGGCAACGACGTCCTGATCGTGCTGGTCTTCCAGGGCGCGGTGCTGACCTTCTTCGCCTTTATCGGGTTCGAGGACATCCTCAACGTCGCCGAGGAATGCCGCGATCCGCAGCGCACGATTCCCGTGGCGCTGGTAAGCGCGATGGTCGTGGGCGCCTCGATCTATGTGGCTGTCGCCATCTCGGCCATCTCGGTCGTGCCGTGGCAGGAACTCACCGAAGCTCCGGGCCCTCTGACCGAAGTCATGCGCAGGGCCGCACCCGCCATCCCGGTTGCTGTGTTCGCTGGCATCACCCTTTTCGCCGTCGCGAACACGGCGCTCGTCAACTACGTCACCAGTTCGCGCATGATCTATGGCATGGCGCGGCAGGGCCTTCTTCCCGCCGCCCTGGGCAAGGTTCAGTCCCGGACACAGACACCCTATCTGGCAACGCTCGCTCTCCTTGTGCTGCTTCTCCCCCTGGCGTTCTTCGGCAGCATCGCCCAGCTCGCGTCGGCTTCGGTGCTGATGCTGCTTGTGGTGTTCGCGATCGTCAACGGCGCGCTCGTGGCCCTACAGGGCCGGGTCGGCGAGGCGAAGGGTAGGTTCGAGGTGCCGCGTTGGGTGCCTGCGCTGGGAACGATCATCTGTCTCGTCCTGATTTCGGTCAGGCTGACCAGCAGCGACTGGCAGGCGCCCGCGCTCGCCGGAACGATGCTGGTGGGCATGCTGACACTCTATGCCGCCCAGACAGGTCTGGCGGCGCGCCGGACATGAGCGTCCATCTTCTGCGCTTCAAGCGTAGTGACTGCCGAGAGGAAACCGGACGGCTTCTCCATCCGTCAGGGCCACGATCTCTCCCTCGCCGAGCGGCTCCCAGATGTCATCGCTCAGCGGCACGCTGGCGACGAGGGTGACGAAATGATCCTAGCCCTCGATCGATATGCCGGGTGCCATGCCGTCACTGGAATCCAGCGAGCAGTATCGGCGCAGCAATACCAGCCCTGGAGGCCCGACCTTTCGGGTGCTTCCGTTCTTGCGGCGGCCGCCGTGAGCGAAAAGGGTGTCGCCGTCCGAGTAGAGAAAGTTCGCGGTGCCCAGCACCCTCAGTTCCGCCGCGCACGAAGCGAGCACCGCCATGCGTAACTCCAGTGAGGGAACTTCCCCAGGCACGGTCCAGACGGAACGCATTCGATCGAGCAGGCCGCAAAAGGCCAGTTCCGCATCCGTTTCTCCGACGGGGCAAAAGGACTACGACTGGAAATCCTTGTCGGCGAGAATCCCCTGCGAACAGGTGGACCGAACCCGACAGCTCCCGGATGAAGGCTGGGTATTCCGATAGGCACGGTCGCCCATCGTCGCCTTGCGGATGTGGGAAACGACGGTCCGACTGCTCAGATCGTGATCCGCGACGATCCGGACCCAGTCGCTGAGGAAGCGCCAGAACAATGCGGCAGAGGCGGCAAATTCCGCAAGGTCATCAGGGCAATCCAGGCTCCGCATTTGTGGCTGTAGACTATGCGGCTCTCCCGATCGGTCGGCGGCTGCATCAGCTATTCGGATTCGCTTTCCAGCCCACGCCGCAAGCGCCTGATGATTGTCGAACGAGATCGTTCGTC
The window above is part of the Rhizobiaceae bacterium genome. Proteins encoded here:
- a CDS encoding APC family permease, encoding MELPATKLRRSIGPFQLTLYGLGSMLGSGIYGLIGQAAGLAGNTVWLAFVVAMVAALLTALSYASLGSRYPRAGGAAFVTERAFGMPLLSFVVGLSVVASGLTSIATQSQVFAVNLASVTGMAMLPIWAIAIGFLLVLTGLVLRGIREAMWVNVTCTLIEAAGLLLVIAVGIPYWGSVDLLETPGRPGNDVLIVLVFQGAVLTFFAFIGFEDILNVAEECRDPQRTIPVALVSAMVVGASIYVAVAISAISVVPWQELTEAPGPLTEVMRRAAPAIPVAVFAGITLFAVANTALVNYVTSSRMIYGMARQGLLPAALGKVQSRTQTPYLATLALLVLLLPLAFFGSIAQLASASVLMLLVVFAIVNGALVALQGRVGEAKGRFEVPRWVPALGTIICLVLISVRLTSSDWQAPALAGTMLVGMLTLYAAQTGLAARRT